The Rhinolophus sinicus isolate RSC01 linkage group LG15, ASM3656204v1, whole genome shotgun sequence region GGCCTCCTGCACTTGCCTGCACAGTGTCCACAGGGAACACCATGTACCCGGGAAGTGCCTGGGGGAGCACTGGGGTCCACCTGCCCCCTGGCCCACATTCCCCAGAGTCGGCACCGAGAGTGGGCTGTGACATCAGCCTGCAGCTGCGGGACGTGGGCTGGTCCTTCTGAGCCGATGTGGACAGGAAAAGTCCCAGTGCCTAGCTCTTTGCTTCCCTGATCCACCGGACGAAGGGCTACCCAGCACCGTCCCCAGTGCAAAGCCCACCTTGCTCTGTTGAAGGAAGCTTTGCGCGGAGATCGCAGAGAGGGCAGCCTCTCTGGGGAAGGATGGGGGGTTAAGGGAACAGAGAGCAAGCACCTGCCACTCAGACCTCAGTAGGGAGACGGCTTCTGGAAGTGGGAACACAGGCTCGGCCAGAGGACCCAGTGAAGTGAGGAGGGCTTGCTGCGAGGGAGAGGAAGCTAGGGTGTACCGGGCCAGGGCTCTGAGCCCCCCAGCTGCAGGTAGAGGCCACTAGCAGTGTGTGTGTACCCACGTGTGTTGGGGACTCAGGGATACAGGAGCGTGCGTGCTGCATATGTGGGGGCAGTGAGTGGGGACCATGTGTTAGGGGTGCAGGTGGTGCTGTTTGCAAGGGGTTTTGTGGGAGGTGAGGTCCTGGGTTTTGAGGACTGGTGGGAGTCTCCATTCTCCCCAAAGGCCAGTGGGCAGGAACTCGCGAGGCCGTGTCTGCAGGACCATCTTAGCCAGGGTCCCAGGTAGGGCAGGTACCCCCAGCAGGCAGACACACCGGGTGGTCACCCTGTCTCCTCCCCAGGTGCCCTGACCCTGGCAGGGGTCAGCATCTATGTCAGATACTCAGACCTGGCCTTCGCCGAGACAGCCCGCCAGTACGGTGCCCGGCACGTGCAGGACGTCCGTGTCAGCTTCGGCTGGTCTGTGGCCCTGGCCTGGGGCTCCTGCGCCTCAGAGGTGCTCAGCGGCACCCTCCTGCTCGCAGCAGCCAGAGCCCTCAGCCTGAGCCGGCGGCCGGGCGCCCCCCACTCTGTGGTCATCTGAGTCCGGGGCAGGCGGGCAGATGGCGGGGTGAGAGAGAGCTGGAGACAGAAGCAGGTACCCACTGTGCTGGGCACGTGCCTTGTGCTGCACGCTCACCCGCTGGCCCATCCACCACCGCCCTCCACCGTACTcaccattcattcactcattttacagaaggggaggctgaggcccagaCCACCCCAGAGCAAACGGCAGCGTCACTTTGGGTTCAGGGCCTTCCGGAGTCTGAGGtgtgtcctgggggtgggggatggagggtgggaaTGGCAGCCTCTCTTGCCTTGGTCTTCCCCTTGCCTCAGTCTCCCCTTATTGCTTCAAAGGTTACAGGAAGCTCCTGGGGGAACAGGGGCTGGCACCATCTTGGGGGTCCCACTGAAGGACAAAGAGCTAGGGAATTgagtggggacttctcttcctacTGGTGTTTTAGCATTTACCCATCTGTGTAGCAACATTGTGCCAATTTGTCCTTAAATAAATCGGCTTGTACTGTGTGCGGCAtaagccttttctttctcttaaaaattttCAGCATAGATCATGAATGCCTCCAGCTCACAAAGAGGGCAAGGGCCAAACcacttactgtgtgtgtgtgtatccaccCATCCAgagacactgtgtgtgtgtgtgtgtgtgagaccgTGATCCAGAGCCGTCTTCTGCAGACACAAGCTCCTTGTTTCTAGGTCGGCACCGCAGCGTTGGGGACACCCTGGGCCTCCCGGTGGATCCAGGGCCTGGCTCTGTGAGCAGATCTCACCGCTCGCTCATCAGGGTCTAACCTCCTTGCCCTCTCCGCCCCACTGCGGCTTCTCCTGTCGGTTTGCTGGGGGATGCACAGTGGGCGAGTTTATCCCTGGCTGCAGCTGGGCTTGGGCTCTGGGGACAGGACACTGGAAAAGATGCATTTTGGTGGCCGCTGGGACCCCAGAGCCCCTTGGGggagggtgtgtatgtgtgtatgtgtgtgggggggtgtagTGTTGCCCCTTCCCTTCTTCTAGAATAGACCTGCTTGCCTCCTGACACCGGCCAGGGGGGTGAGTGCCTCACTCTCTGGTTGACCTGTCTCCACAGTGAGTGTTTCACCCTTCACCGGGTGGCCAGGCCACACAGCCAAGGTGAAAGGCCACAGAAGTGCCACCCAGGGGAAGGCCAGTGCATGATTTGAGGTGCAGTGTGCTGGGCCCCCAAAGCCTGTGGGTGGGTCCACTCCGCAGCTGAGCAGACAGTGTGGCTGCTGGCACCCCATTCTGTGCTCCCGCTCCCCGTGGGGGCCCGAGGGCACTGACTCACGTGCTTCCACAGCACAAGGAGGAGCAGCCGTGAGTCTGGACAGGCCAGCTGTTCCCTCCCCGGCATGAGGCCACACAGGCTGGCAGGCTCCTTGTCTCCTGCCTGGTCCTCGCGGCTCCCCAGCCAGCACGCCTGTCCCAGTCTGCATGGTCAGGTCCCGTCCCCTTTCCCTCCATGGCAAAGCTCTGAGTGTGAGGCCTGGGTTGCTGGTGGCAGCTCCTTGGAGAAGCTGAGACAGGCATCTGAGCAGGTCCTGCTTGGGGCCCTCCTAACTGATCCCATGAACCA contains the following coding sequences:
- the TMEM235 gene encoding LOW QUALITY PROTEIN: transmembrane protein 235 (The sequence of the model RefSeq protein was modified relative to this genomic sequence to represent the inferred CDS: deleted 2 bases in 1 codon); this translates as MARLGTLLLVAALGALLSFALLAAAVGSDYWYLLEVAAAGNRTGLPGPLSSHSGLWHICEGQNSCIPLIDPFASESLDVSTSVRHLLSLHRAVMVVLPLSLVLVVMGWMCGLLSSLAQSVPLLLFTGCYFLLGGALTLAGVSIYVRYSDLAFAETARQYGARHVQDVRVSFGWSVALAWGSCASEVLSGTLLLAAARALSLSAAGRPPLCGHLSPGQAGRWRGERELETEAGTHCAGHVPCAARSPAGPSTTALHRTHHSFTHFTEGEAEAQTTPEQTAASLWVQGLPESEVCPGGGGWRVGMAASLALVFPLPQSPLIASKVTGSSWGNRGWHHLGGPTEGQRARELSGDFSSYWCFSIYPSV